The Pseudomonadota bacterium genomic sequence CCAGCGGGCATAGACATTGCCATCATCACCAGAAGCGCCATTGGCGATGGTTTGCCAGTTGTTAGTGCTGCGGATATCGGTCTGCAGCCGCATGCCGGTGAGATCTCCCAGGGAATTGTCTTCGATATAACCCAGCCAGTAGGCCCGTTGATTGATACCATCTGCCGTCTGGAAGATGCTGCCGGCAGGATTGCCTTCAGTGTCAGTCCAATCCGCGGCTTGGCGGGGATATAGTGTATCATAGGTGGAACCTGATGGCCGCCCTATGTAGCTCTGCTGCCATCCTTGATTATCAGTGTCATAGGTAAAGGGGGTGGCATTGGCCAGACCCGCAAAAAGAGCCAGGGCCGTAAACAGTACTGTCACTTGCAGAAAAATCCTTTTCATCTTTTTTCTCCTTAATTCTTTTAACAATTACGTATGTCTGCTGCTGCTGTTTTCATATTTAAATTGCAATATATTTATAAGCAATTATTATTCCATTTATGTAACAGTTTAAAATTACAGGTGTATTTTTATTTGCCCTCGTCTATGATTTAAGCAGTGTAAAATAATTCGACAGGGAAAAAGGGGTCACACCTATTTTCTCACGGAGAGGGGAGGAGAAAGTTTTTCTCTGTGGCCTCTGTGATCTTGGTGGTGAATTTTTTTTGCCACAGACCCACGCGGACCCACACAGACAACAGCAGACAAAAAATCCCCCGGCTGTTTGGTGTAGTTATTGACATTACATATATAGTATGGCAACCTTTAATTGGGTACGGAAAGATATTTCGGGCGTGGCATTTTGGGAAGCCCGAAGAAACTTAACTTTTATTTGAGAGGAAGATGAAATGGAAAGGCTCATTAACCTGCATGTGAAGAAATTGCCGGAAGGATCCTATCTGGCCACTTCTGACGATATTCAGGGATTAGTGGCCGAGGGTCGCACGGTTTCCGAAGTAATGGAAATCGCCAGGGATGTTGCCAGGAGATTACTGGAGGCTCAGGATGAAAGGCGCCGGGAAACGTCTTTGCCCGCCCTCGGCACCTCTTTTGATTGTTCATTAGTTGTGGCTTTATAGATGGTAAAGCTGGCAGGATTTCGTTATCGCCAGGAGCAAAAAGGGGTCACACCTATTTTTCTCAGTTAAAATCTTCACCTGTCTTGAACATGTTGAAAAATTGCTGGAAGGTACCTTGTCCGGCCACTTCTGACGAT encodes the following:
- a CDS encoding DUF1902 domain-containing protein codes for the protein MERLINLHVKKLPEGSYLATSDDIQGLVAEGRTVSEVMEIARDVARRLLEAQDERRRETSLPALGTSFDCSLVVAL